One Echeneis naucrates chromosome 16, fEcheNa1.1, whole genome shotgun sequence DNA window includes the following coding sequences:
- the LOC115056558 gene encoding myosin heavy chain, fast skeletal muscle-like: MSTDAEMAVYGKAAIYLRKPEKERIEAQSKPFDAKTACYVADAKELYLKGTILKKEGGKVTVKVLDTQEERTVKEDDVTPMNPPKFDKIEDMAMMTHLNEASVLYNLKERYAAWMIYTYSGLFCATVNPYKWLPVYDAEVVSAYRGKKRMEAPPHIFSVSDNAYQFMLTDRENQSVLITGESGAGKTVNTKRVIQYFATISVGGDKKKDGPAQSGKIQGSLEDQIIAANPLLEAYGNAKTVRNDNSSRFGKFIRIHFGTTGKLASADIETYLLEKSRVSFQLPDERGYHIFYQMMTNHKPELIEMSLITTNPYDFPMCSQGQITVASIDDKVELEATDNAIDILGFTNEEKMSIYKMTGAVIHHGNLKFKQKQREEQAEPDGTEEADKVAYLLGLNSADMLKALCYPRVKVGNEYVTKGQTVPQVLNSVTALAKSIYERMFLWMVIRINQMLDTKQQRNFFIGVLDIAGFEIFDFNSMEQLCINFTNEKLQQFFNHHMFVLEQEEYKKEGIIWEFIDFGMDLAACIELIEKPMGIFSILEEECMFPKATDTSFKNKLYDQHLGKCKAFEKPKPAKGKAEAHFSLVHYAGTVDYNIAGWLDKNKDPLNESVVQLYQKSSVKLLGHLYPPVVEETGGKKGGKKKGGSMQTVSSQFRENLGKLMTNLRSTHPHFVRCLIPNESKTPGLMENFLVIHQLRCNGVLEGIRICRKGFPSRILYGDFKQRYKVLNASVIPEGQFIDNKKAAEKLLGSIDIDHDQYRFGHTKVFFKAGLLGTLEEMRDEKLAALVTMTQALCRGYLMRKEFVKMMERREAIYTIQYNVRSFMNVKHWPWMKVYYKIKPLLKSAETEKELAQMKENYEKMTSDLAAALAKKKELEEKMVSLLQEKNDLQLQVAAESENLSDAEERCEGLIKSKIQLEAKLKETTERLEDEEEINAELTAKKRKLEDECSELKKDIDDLELTLAKVEKEKHATENKVKNLTEEMASQDESIAKLTKEKKALQEAHQQTLDDLQAEEDKVNTLTKSKTKLEQQVDDLEGSLEQEKKLRMDLERAKRKLEGDLKLAQESIMDLENDKQQSEEKLKKKDFEISQLLSKIEDEQSMGAQLQKKIKELQARIEELEEEIEAERAARAKVEKQRADLSRELEEISERLEEAGGATAAQIEMNKKREAEFQKLRRDLEESTLQHEATAAALRKKQADSVAELGEQIDNLQRVKQKLEKEKSEYKMEIDDLSSNMEAVAKAKGNLEKMCRTLEDQLSELKTKNDENVRQINDLGAQKARLLTENGEFGRQVEEKEALVSQLTRGKQAFTQQIEELKRQIEEEVKAKNALAHGLQSARHDCDLLREQFEEEQEAKAELQRGMSKANSEVAQWRTKYETDAIQRTEELEEAKKKLAQRLQDAEEQIEAVNSKCASLEKTKQRLQSEVEDLMIDVERANGLAANLDKKQRNFDKVLAEWKQKYEEGQAELEGAQKEARSLGTELFKMKNSYEEALDQLETMKRENKNLQQEISDLTEQIGETGKSIHELEKAKKQVETEKCEIQTALEEAEGTLEHEESKILRVQLELNQIKGEVDRKLAEKDEEMEQIKRNSQRVIDSMQSTLDSEVRSRNDALRIKKKMEGDLNEMEIQLSHANRQATESQKQLRNVQAQLKDAQLHLDDAVRAQDDLKEQAAMVDRRNGLMVAEIEELRAALEQTERGRKVAEQELVDASERVGLLHSQNTSLLNTKKKLESDLVQIQSEVDDTVQEARNAEEKAKKAITDAAMMAEELKKEQDTSAHLERMKKNLEVAVKDLQHRLDEAENLAMKGGKKQLQKLESRVRELEAEVEAEQRRGADAVKGVRKYERRVKELTYQTEEDKKNVARLQDLVDKLQLKVKAYKRQAEEAEEQANVHLSKCRKIQHELEEAEERADIAESQVNKMRAKSRDSGKGKEAAE; encoded by the exons ATGAGTACGGACGCAGAGATGGCCGTTTATGGCAAAGCTGCCATTTACCTCCGTAAGCCCGAGAAGGAGAGAATCGAGGCTCAGAGCAAACCCTTTGATGCCAAGACCGCCTGCTATGTGGCTGATGCCAAGGAGCTGTACCTGAAGGGAACAATCCTGAAGAAAGAGGGTGGCAAAGTCACCGTCAAAGTCCTGGACACTCAGGAG GAGAGGACAGTCAAAGAAGATGACGTCACTCCAATGAACCCTCCCAAGTTCGACAAGATTGAGGACATGGCCATGATGACCCATCTGAATGAAGCCTCTGTCCTGTATAACCTCAAAGAGCGTTATGCAGCATGGATGATCTAC ACCTACTCTGGGTTGTTCTGTGCCACTGTGAACCCCTACAAGTGGCTCCCAGTGTACGATGCTGAAGTTGTGAGCGCCTACAGAGGCAAGAAGCGTATGGAGGCTCCACCccacatcttctctgtctctgacaaCGCCTATCAGTTCATGCTTACTG ACAGGGAGAACCAGTCTGTCTTGATCAC TGGAGAATCTGGTGCTGGAAAGACTGTGAACACCAAGCGTGTCATCCAGTACTTCGCCACAATCTCAGTGGGAGGTGACAAGAAGAAGGACGGACCTGCACAATCTGGCAAGATCCAG GGGTCACTGGAGGATCAGATTATTGCAGCCAATCCCCTGCTGGAGGCCTACGGTAATGCCAAGACTGTGAGGAATGACAACTCTTCCCGTTTC GGTAAATTCATCAGAATCCATTTTGGCACAACCGGCAAACTGGCTAGTGCTGATATTGAGACTT ATCTGCTGGAGAAGTCTAGAGTTTCATTCCAGCTTCCTGATGAGAGAGGCTACCACATCTTCTACCAGAtgatgacaaaccacaaacctgaACTGATTG AAATGTCACTCATCACAACCAACCCCTACGACTTCCCCATGTGCAGTCAGGGTCAGATCACTGTGGCCAGCATTGATGACAAAGTTGAGCTGGAAGCCACCGAC aacGCTATTGATATCCTGGGCTTCACCAATGAGGAGAAGATGAGCATCTACAAGATGACTGGTGCTGTTATCCACCATGGTAACTTGAAGTTCAAGCAGAAGCAGCGTGAGGAGCAGGCTGAGCCTGATGGCACAGAGG aggcTGACAAGGTTGCTTACCTGTTGGGTCTGAACTCTGCTGACATGCTGAAGGCTCTGTGCTACCCCAGAGTGAAGGTCGGAAACGAGTACGTCACCAAGGGACAGACTGTGCCCCAG GTGCTGAACTCAGTGACTGCCCTGGCCAAGTCTATCTATGAGAGGATGTTCTTGTGGATGGTCATCCGTATCAACCAGATGTTGGACACTAAGCAGCAAAGGAATTTCTTCATTGGTGTGCTGGACATCGCTGGCTTTGAAATCTTTGAT TTCAACAGCATGGAGCAGCTTTGCATCAACTTCACCAATGAGAAACTGCAACAGTTCTTCAACCACCACATGTTCGTCCTGGAACAAGAGGAGTACAAGAAGGAGGGTATTATCTGGGAGTTCATTGACTTCGGTATGGACTTGGCTGCCTGCATTGAGCTGATTGAGAAG CCCATGGGTATCTTCTCCATCCTTGAAGAGGAGTGCATGTTCCCCAAGGCCACTGACACATCCTTCAAGAACAAGCTGTATGACCAGCATCTTGGCAAATGCAAAGCATTTGAGAAGCCAAAGCCCGCCAAGGGCAAGGCTGAGGCCCACTTCTCCCTGGTCCATTATGCTGGTACTGTGGACTACAATATCGCTGGATGGCTGGACAAGAACAAGGACCCACTGAACGAGTCTGTTGTGCAGCTGTACCAGAAGTCTTCAGTGAAACTCCTGGGTCACCTGTATCCCCCCGTTGTTGAGG agACTGGAGGAAAGAAGGGAGGCAAGAAGAAGGGTGGCTCCATGCAGACTGTGTCTTCACAGTTCAGG GAGAACTTGGGCAAGCTGATGACCAACTTGAGGAGCACCCATCCTCACTTTGTGCGTTGTCTGATCCCCAATGAGTCTAAGACTCCAG GTCTGATGGAGAACTTCCTGGTCATCCACCAGCTCAGGTGTAACGGTGTGCTGGAAGGTATCAGAATCTGCAGGAAAGGTTTCCCCAGCAGAATCCTCTATGGTGACTTCAAACAGAG ATACAAGGTGCTGAATGCCAGCGTCATCCCTGAGGGCCAGTTCATTGACAACAAGAAGGCTGCAGAGAAGCTGCTTGGATCCATTGATATTGATCATGACCAGTACAGATTTGGACACACCAAG GTGTTCTTCAAGGCCGGTCTGCTGGGTACCCTTGAGGAGATGAGAGATGAAAAACTGGCAGCTCTGGTCACCATGACTCAGGCTCTCTGCCGTGGATACCTCATGAGGAAGGAGTTTGTGAAGATGATGGAGAGGAG GGAAGCCATCTATACCATCCAGTACAACGTCCGCTCATTCATGAATGTCAAGCATTGGCCATGGATGAAGGTCTACTACAAGATCAAGCCCCTGCTGAAGAGTGCTGAAACTGAGAAGGAGCTGGCTCAGATGAAGGAAAACTATGAGAAGATGACAAGTGACCTGGCTGCTGCCCTGGCCAAGAAGAAGGaactggaggagaagatggtgTCTCTTCTGCAGGAGAAGAATGACCTGCAGCTCCAAGTGGCAGCC GAATCAGAGAATCTGTCAGATGCTGAGGAGAGATGTGAGGGACTCATCAAGAGCAAGATTCAGCTGGAGGCCAAACTCAAGGAGACAACTGAGAGActggaagatgaggaggaaatcAATGCTGAGCTCACTGCCAAGAAGAGGAAGTTGGAGGATGAATgctctgagctgaagaaggaCATTGATGACCTGGAGCTTACCTTGGCCaaagtggaaaaggaaaagcatgCCACTGAGAACAAG GTGAAGAACCTGACTGAGGAGATGGCCTCTCAGGATGAGAGCATTGCCAAGCTGACCAAGGAGAAGAAAGCCCTTCAGGAGGCTCATCAGCAGACCCTTGAtgacctgcaggctgaggaagACAAAGTCAACACTCTGACCAAGTCCAAGACCAAGCTTGAGCAGCAAGTTGATGAT CTTGAGGGTTCTCTGGAGCAAGAGAAGAAGCTCCGTATGGACCTTGAGAGAGccaagaggaagctggagggtGATCTGAAACTGGCCCAGGAATCTATCATGGATCTTGAGAATGACAAGCAGCAGTCTGAGGAGAAACTCAAGAA GAAGGACTTTGAAATCAGCCAGCTCCTTAGCAAGATTGAGGATGAGCAGTCAATGGGTGCTCAGCTTCAGAAGAAGATCAAGGAACTTCAG GCCCGTATtgaggaactggaggaagaGATTGAGGCTGAGCGTGCTGCTCGTGCCAAGGTTGAGAAGCAGAGGGCTGACCTCTCCAGGGAACTTGAGGAGATCAGCGAGAGGCTGGAGGAGGCCGGTGGCGCCACTGCTGCTCAGATTGAGATGAACAAGAAGCGCGAGGCCGAGTTCCAGAAGCTGCGTCGTGACCTTGAGGAGTCCACTCTGCAGCATgaagccactgctgctgctcttcgtAAGAAGCAGGCTGACAGCGTTGCTGAGCTGGGAGAGCAGATCGACAACCTCCAGCGTGTCAAGCAGAAGCTTGAGAAGGAAAAGAGCGAATACAAGATGGAGATTGATGACCTCTCCAGCAACATGGAGGCTGTTGCCAAGGCAAAG GGCAATCTTGAGAAGATGTGCCGTACTCTTGAGGACCAACTTAGCGAACTGAAGACCaagaatgatgaaaatgttcGTCAAATCAACGACTTGGGTGCACAGAAAGCACGTCTCCTGACAGAAAATG GTGAGTTCGGCCGTCAAGTTGAAGAGAAAGAAGCCCTCGTCTCCCAGCTGACCAGAGGCAAACAGGCCTTCACCCAGCAGATTGAGGAGCTCAAGAGGCAGATTGAAGAGGAGGTTAAG GCCAAGAATGCTCTTGCCCATGGACTCCAATCAGCCCGCCACGACTGCGACCTGTTGAGGGAGCAGtttgaggaggagcaggaggccaaGGCTGAGCTGCAGCGTGGAATGTCCAAGGCCAACAGTGAGGTGGCTCAGTGGAGAACTAAGTACGAAACTGATGCTATCCAGCGCACTGAGGAGCTTGAGGAGGCCAA gaaaaagctggCTCAGCGCCTTCAGGACGCTGAGGAGCAGATTGAGGCCGTGAACTCCAAGTGTGCCTCTCTGGAGAAGACCAAGCAGAGGCTCCAGAGTGAGGTTGAGGACCTCATGATTGATGTGGAGAGGGCTAACGGGCTGGCTGCTAACTTGGACAAGAAGCAGAGGAACTTTGACAAg GTTTTGGCTGAGTGGAAGCAAAAGTATGAGGAGGGCCAGGCCGAGCTGGAAGGAGCTCAGAAGGAGGCTCGTTCTCTTGGCACTGAGCTGTTCAAGATGAAGAACTCATACGAGGAGGCTCTGGATCAGCTGGAGACAATGAAGCGTGAAAACAAGAACCTGCAAC aggAGATCTCAGATCTGACTGAACAGATTGGTGAGACTGGCAAGAGCATCCATGAGCTGGAGAAGGCCAAGAAGCAGGTGGAGACAGAGAAGTGTGAGATCCAGACAGCTCTTGAGGAGGCTGAG GGAACCCTGGAACACGAAGAGTCCAAGATCCTGCGCGTCCAGCTGGAGCTCAACCAGATTAAGGGTGAGGTGGACAGGAAGCTGGCAGAAAAAGATGAGGAGATGGAGCAGATCAAGAGGAACAGCCAGAGGGTCATTGACTCAATGCagagcactctggactctgaggtcAGGAGCAGGAACGATGCCTTGAGAatcaagaagaagatggagggagaccTGAATGAGATGGAGATTCAGCTGAGCCATGCCAATCGTCAGGCTACTGAGTCCCAGAAGCAGTTGAGGAATGTGCAGGCACAGCTGAAG GATGCTCAACTGCACCTTGATGATGCTGTCAGAGCCCAGGATGACCTCAAGGAGCAAGCTGCTATGGTGGACCGCAGGAATGGTCTCATGGTTGCTGAAATTGAGGAGCTTAGAGCTGCTCTGGAACAGACCGAGAGAGGTCGCAAGGTTGCTGAACAGGAGCTGGTGGATGCCAGTGAGCGTGTTGGACTGCTGCACTCCCAG AACACAAGCCTGCTGAACACCAAGAAGAAGCTTGAGTCTGACCTGGTTCAGATCCAGAGTGAAGTTGATGACACTGTTCAGGAAGCAAGAAATGCTGAGGAGAAGGCCAAGAAGGCTATCACTGAT GCTGCAATGATggctgaggagctgaagaaGGAGCAGGATACTAGTGCTCAcctggagaggatgaagaagaaccTGGAGGTCGCTGTCAAGGACCTGCAGCACCGCCTGGATGAGGCTGAGAACCTGGCCATGAAGGGTGGCAAGAAGCAGCTCCAGAAACTTGAGTCTAGG GTGCGTGAGCTGGAGGCAGAGGTTGAGGCTGAGCAGAGACGTGGAGCTGATGCTGTTAAGGGTGTCCGCAAATATGAGAGGAGGGTGAAGGAACTCACCTACCAG ACTGAGGAGGACAAGAAAAATGTTGCCAGGCTTCAGGATCTGGTTGACAAGTTGCAGCTGAAGGTCAAGGCCTACAAGAGGCAGGCTGAGGAAGCG GAGGAGCAGGCCAATGTTCACCTGTCCAAGTGCAGGAAGATCCAGCACgagctggaggaggctgaggagcgtGCCGATATCGCTGAGTCCCAGGTCAACAAGATGAGAGCTAAGAGCCGTGACTCTGGCAAG GGAAAAGAAGCTGCTGAGTAA